GCGCCGTCGGCCACGAAAGCCGCATTCAGGAAGCCCGGCGTGTCCGACGCTTCCAGCACGGCCGCGCCGGCTCCGTCCCCGTAGAAGAAGATCATCGGGTCAGTGGCCGCGGTGAGCTTGTGCATCAGGTAGACGCCCACGACGAGGACAGTCTTGATGGCGGGATTCGTTGCGATAATCCCCGCGCCCGCCGCAAGGCCTGTGGGAAATGAGGCGCAGGCACATCCCACATCGAAGCTGCCGGCGTTCTTCGCGCCCAGCTTGTGCTGGAGCACGACCGAGGTGGCCGGCGTGATGTAGTCGGGCGAGTCGGTGCCCAGGATGATCAGGTCGACATCCTCGGGCTTGCGGCCGGCACGCTCGAGCGCCTGCTGCGCGGCAGGCAGCGCCACGTCGGAAGTCGCCCAGGATTCGGGAGCATGCCAGCGGCAGCGGATGCCGCTCGACTCCTCCATCTTGTCGACGAACTCCGGCAGGTGCGCGAAGCGCGCCCGCAATTGGTCGTTGGTCACCTGGACCGTGGGCAGGTACCGCCCCGTTCCGGTAATCGTGGCATAGCGAGTCATGAATGATCTCCGGAGACACCCGGCCGTTCCGATGAAAGGACGCGTGGCACCGCCCGTTCCGCCGGGACCAGGTGGGGTGGTGCGCATCGAGGGGCGAGGCTCGCGTGCTGACAGGTCCGGGGACCGAACGTCCCCGAACCTGCCCCACGACGAACGATTGAGCGGTCCTGCGCTAGAACCTGATCCGCAGGCCCAGCTGCGCCTCGCGGCTTGGCAGCGTCGCCAGGTACTTCCCGAAGTTCGGGTTGGGTGTCAGCGCTGTCGTCGGCGCCGATGGCGTCGGCCCAGCCAGATTCTGGTTGCCCTGGATGAAGTTGACGTCGTAGTTTGTCCGATTAAGCAGGTTGAACACCTCGGCGATGAACTCCGCGCTCACACGGCTCCCGAGCGGCAGCCGGTGCGTCAGGCGAAGGTCGAACGACATGTAGTTCGGGCCGTTCTGGCTGAATCGTGCCGTGCCTGTCGGGCGATCCGAGTTGCGGCCGTCGCCGTTGGCGTCGTAGCCCAGGCGGAGATTCCACGGCTGGCCGGAGCCGTAGCTGAAGATCGGAGCGACGGTGAATCGCATGGGCAGCCGAATGACGGCGGACGTCACGAAGCGGTACCGCTCGTCACCGCGCGACCGGCCCCATTCGGCCTCCATGTTCGCGGGATCGTTCGGATAATCGGTGAGCGCCGGGCTGAAGTCGTCTTCGATGTTCT
This portion of the Acidobacteriota bacterium genome encodes:
- a CDS encoding ketoacyl-ACP synthase III translates to MTRYATITGTGRYLPTVQVTNDQLRARFAHLPEFVDKMEESSGIRCRWHAPESWATSDVALPAAQQALERAGRKPEDVDLIILGTDSPDYITPATSVVLQHKLGAKNAGSFDVGCACASFPTGLAAGAGIIATNPAIKTVLVVGVYLMHKLTAATDPMIFFYGDGAGAAVLEASDTPGFLNAAFVADGAYHKHWGIYSGGTYEPATEESVRAGRTSCQINDRYPPEINHEGWPRLVRKLAREGGFAVSDIDFIIFTQVRKPSIDLVMADLSLPLDRTHTIMEEWGYTGSACIPMALDDALQRGKIKPGALTVFVGSGVGYNQAATAIRMRA